In Oryzias melastigma strain HK-1 linkage group LG16, ASM292280v2, whole genome shotgun sequence, a single genomic region encodes these proteins:
- the LOC112143753 gene encoding zinc finger protein ZFAT isoform X1, with the protein MDGQQSAGSVFMCRLCNLFSPSRSQLLVHCSKLHSQQESPDDIIITLQPLVAEPGVLLGEGPVKRKRGRPKGSTKKKPTIDSNGSAEHDSKEKTPTSQEVEQPCHLNKGESPDGILTLECRSCHRSFSNKRQILKHICLKNEDEEEEERNKDTGSTRAQKNHHSFVSAGEGLRSGPANSVISVVLTEDETLPDVSKMVPLERSSAEKEPTTDKTPQQDPSKETTVCKPATDQDLQISKGFQEYSLKQEASSLPQSELKIFACQFCNKIFKFRHSLVAHLRTHTQEKPFKCPHCDYASAIKANLNVHLRKHTGERFTCPHCSFSCLSPGHLKVHIERVHLKMKQHCSFCDKKYSDVKNLLKHMEKQHNLKDAAVNQKYQQLRLKTRQGLRQLLYRCPTCNRRFKNQLERERHLLLHGPQRPFACSLCNHAVTKFAALAAHVRKHLFIYVCCVCEENLVSSHRLKDHLEKSHMELDKGQAFINSINMSYYLVPPEGGEGSEEGKDLTVETMKEDSVVREGGKHPAEEQAWKGGEGDQLTEEANEDQTKSLEGNTKDEQVQEEGKGISTQALAAEKIQNSATCTSATDKTQESCPHVEDKTQENRHDSADKNTHTSAPGDSNSCSKLDSNLSDPQVLKDLPQSAFQQVFSTLPKTKLDMETFEKLRKVYGNLECQYCGKLFWYKVNFNVHVRTHTKEHLHYCSECSYSSITKSSLRRHQTQKHGDLQLQCSSPGCKYTTPDKYKLQAHVRALHEQVSRATCPVCNHSYPEHRLKHHIKSSHPDKVPVRGKGSMMQRAEKCPYCDSYFLKNSSDFQQHIWAHQGLKPYTCGLCDYSSRSRSNLKTHMNRHNVERHHLCDLCGKKFKTKITLKSHRLSHTDEGKQFKCLECDFTSILKASLLRHMEQHAKFKPFRCAHCHYSCNSTGALKRHYNMKHPHQTYENAGPGLLNCDTLKEQGGMKCPECEFVYGTKWELNRHLKSKHNLKVVEGPLESCVQMQVGTHYVSVEGEEHLTEAPLAVLEENVNIHQVAEFSSETQDAVTSMVAMGPGTVTVVQQLQVAGEQEVTECSDQLMVVNTEGVPEGNQVMVVEDAHGLEALTVLTQGENTHHYIVYVQEQTVEIN; encoded by the exons CTGGTTCTGTATTCATGTGTCGTCTGTGCAACCTCTTCTCTCCAAGTCGTTCTCAGCTGCTGGTCCATTGCTCCAAGCTTCATTCTCAGCAGGAGTCTCCAGATGACATAATCATTACACTTCAGCCTCTGGTAGCAGAGCCTGGAGTTCTTCTGGGAG AGGGTCCAGTGAAGCGAAAGCGAGGACGACCGAAAGGCTCCACAAAAAAGAAGCCCACAATAGACTCCAACGGTTCTGCTGAGCAcgattcaaaagaaaaaacccCTACAAGTCAGGAGGTGGAACAACCATGCCacctaaataaag GTGAAAGTCCGGATGGGATCCTGACTCTGGAATGCAGAAGCTGTCACCGCTCGTTCAGCAACAAACGACAGATCCTGAAACATATCTGCCTGAAaaatgaggatgaagaggaggaggaaagaaACAAgg ATACGGGCAGCACCAGAGCCCAGAAAAACCACCACAGTTTTGTTTCTGCTGGTGAAGGCCTCAGGAGTGGGCCAGCGAATTCTGTCATTAGTGTTGTCCTGACTGAAGATGAGACGCTTCCAG ATGTTTCTAAAATGGTTCCATTAGAgcgcagctctgcagaaaaagaGCCTACAACCGACAAAACTCCTCAACAG GACCCCTCCAAGGAGACTACTGTCTGTAAACCTGCAACAGACCAGGATCTACAGATAAG CAAAGGTTTTCAGGAATACTCCTTAAAGCAAGAAGCTTCCAG TTTACCTCAGAGCGAGTTAAAGATCTTTGCCTGTCAGTTCTGCAATAAGATCTTTAAGTTCCGACATTCGCTGGTCGCCCACCTGAGGACGCACACTCAGGAAAAGCCCTTTAAGTGTCCACACTGTGACTACGCATCCGCCATCAAAG cgAACCTGAACGTTCACCTGAGGAAGCACACAGGAGAGAGGTTCACCTGTCCACACTGCTCCTTCAGCTGCCTCAGCCCAGGACACCTTAAG GTCCACATCGAGCGAGTCCATCTGAAAATGAAGCAGCACTGCAGCTTCTGTGACAAGAAATACTCCGATGTGAAGAACTTGCTGAAACACATGGAGAAGCAACATAATCTGAAAGATGCTGCTGTGAATCAGAAGTACCAACAGCTGAG GTTAAAAACCCGTCAGGGTCTCAGGCAGCTCCTGTACAGATGTCCCACCTGCAACCGGCGCTTCAAAAACCAGCTGGAGCGTGAGCGCCACCTGCTGCTCCACGGGCCTCAGCGCCCCTTTGCCTGCTCACTCTGTAACCACGCTGTGACCAAGTTTGCCGCCCTCGCCGCTCACGTCAGGAAGCACCTCTTCATCTACGTGTGCTGCGTGTGCGAGGAGAATCTGGTCAGCTCTCACAGACTGAAGGATCACCTGGAAAAGTCTCACATGGAGCTGGACAAAGGGCAAGCCTTTATCAACTCCATCAACATGAGCTACTATCTGGTGCCTCCTGAGGGAGGTGAAGGGAGTGAGGAGGGCAAAGACTTGACTGTGGAGACGATGAAGGAGGATAGTGTGGTTCGAGAAGGAGGGAAGCATCCTGCAGAAGAGCAGGCGTGGAAAGGTGGGGAGGGAGATCAGCTGACTGAGGAGGCAAATGAGGACCAAACTAAATCTCTGGAAGGAAACACGAAGGATGAGCAGGTACAAGAAGAGGGAAAAGGAATATCCACTCAAGCATTAGCAGCAGAGAAGATACAAAACTCAGCAACATGCACGTCTGCGACTGACAAAACACAGGAAAGTTGTCCACATGTGGAGGACAAGACTCAAGAAAACAGACATGATTCTGCAGATAAAAACACTCACACATCTGCACCTGGAGATTCAAACTCCTGCTCAAAGCTGGACTCAAATCTTTCTGATCCACAG GTGTTGAAGGACCTCCCTCAGAGCGCATTCCAGCAGGTGTTTTCAACTCTTCCAAAGACTAAGCTCGACATGGAAACTTTCGAGAAGCTTCGAAAAGTTTACGGCAACTTGGAGTGTCAATACTGTG GTAAACTCTTTTGGTACAAAGTGAACTTTAACGTCCACGTGCGCACACACACTAAGGAGCACCTGCACTACTGTTCAGAATGCAGCTACTCCTCCATCACTAAAAGCTCTCTGAGGCGCCACCAGACCCAGAAGCACGGCGACCTGCAGCTGCAGTGCTCCAGTCCTGGCTGTAAATACACCACACCTGACAAATACAAGCTTCAAGCTCATGTGAGGGCGCTTCACGAACAG gtGAGCAGAGCGACGTGTCCCGTCTGCAATCACAGTTATCCAGAGCACCGTCTAAAACACCACATAAAATCCTCCCACCCTG ACAAAGTTCCCGTTCGTGGCAAAGGCTCGATGATGCAGCGAGCAGAGAAATGCCCTTACTGTGACTCCTACTTCTTGAAGAACAGCAGTGACTTTCAGCAGCACATCTGGGCCCATCAAG GTTTGAAGCCGTACACCTGCGGCCTGTGTGACTACTCCAGCCGCAGTCGCAGTAACCTGAAGACTCACATGAACCGGCACAACGTGGAGAGGCACCATCTCTGCGATCTCTgtgggaaaaagtttaaaactaaaatcacTTTGAAGAGTCACAGACTGAGCCACACAGATGAAG gaAAGCAGTTTAAGTGTTTGGAGTGCGACTTCACCTCCATCTTAAAAGCATCTTTACTGAGACATATGGAGCAACATGCTAAATTTAAG CCTTTTCGTTGTGCGCATTGCCATTACTCCTGCAACAGCACCGGCGCACTAAAGCGACACTACAACATGAAACACCCGCATCAGACTTATGAGAACGCCGGACCCGGACTGCTCAACTGTGACACTCTGAAGGAGCAAG GTGGTATGAAATGTCCTGAATGTGAGTTTGTTTATGGGACAAAGTGGGAGCTGAACCGTCACCTGAAGAGCAAACACAATCTTAAAGTTGTTGAAGGTCCTTTGGAG TCATGTGTGCAAATGCAGGTGGGCACTCATTATGTGTCTGTGGAAGGAGAGGAACACCTGACTGAAGCACCTTTAGCAGTCCTAGAAGAAAATG TCAACATCCATCAAGTTGCTGAATTCAGCTCAGAGACTCAGGATGCAGTCACCTCCATGGTTGCCATGGGTCCAGGCACTGTCACTGTCGTACAACAG TTGCAGGTGGCTGGAGAGCAGGAGGTCACCGAATGCAGCGACCAGCTGATGGTGGTCAACACAGAAGGGGTTCCAGAGGGGAACCAGGTTATGGTGGTGGAGGATGCTCACGGCCTCGAGGCTCTGACCGTCTTAACTCAGGGAGAAAATACACATCACTATATTGTTTATGTCCAGGAGCAAACTGTAGAGATTAACTGA
- the LOC112143753 gene encoding zinc finger protein ZFAT isoform X2 has translation MDGQQSAGSVFMCRLCNLFSPSRSQLLVHCSKLHSQQESPDDIIITLQPLVAEPGVLLGEGPVKRKRGRPKGSTKKKPTIDSNGSAEHDSKEKTPTSQEVEQPCHLNKGESPDGILTLECRSCHRSFSNKRQILKHICLKNEDEEEEERNKDTGSTRAQKNHHSFVSAGEGLRSGPANSVISVVLTEDETLPDVSKMVPLERSSAEKEPTTDKTPQQDPSKETTVCKPATDQDLQISKGFQEYSLKQEASSLPQSELKIFACQFCNKIFKFRHSLVAHLRTHTQEKPFKCPHCDYASAIKANLNVHLRKHTGERFTCPHCSFSCLSPGHLKVHIERVHLKMKQHCSFCDKKYSDVKNLLKHMEKQHNLKDAAVNQKYQQLRLKTRQGLRQLLYRCPTCNRRFKNQLERERHLLLHGPQRPFACSLCNHAVTKFAALAAHVRKHLFIYVCCVCEENLVSSHRLKDHLEKSHMELDKGQAFINSINMSYYLVPPEGGEGSEEGKDLTVETMKEDSVVREGGKHPAEEQAWKGGEGDQLTEEANEDQTKSLEGNTKDEQVQEEGKGISTQALAAEKIQNSATCTSATDKTQESCPHVEDKTQENRHDSADKNTHTSAPGDSNSCSKLDSNLSDPQVLKDLPQSAFQQVFSTLPKTKLDMETFEKLRKVYGNLECQYCGKLFWYKVNFNVHVRTHTKEHLHYCSECSYSSITKSSLRRHQTQKHGDLQLQCSSPGCKYTTPDKYKLQAHVRALHEQVSRATCPVCNHSYPEHRLKHHIKSSHPDKVPVRGKGSMMQRAEKCPYCDSYFLKNSSDFQQHIWAHQGLKPYTCGLCDYSSRSRSNLKTHMNRHNVERHHLCDLCGKKFKTKITLKSHRLSHTDEGKQFKCLECDFTSILKASLLRHMEQHAKFKPFRCAHCHYSCNSTGALKRHYNMKHPHQTYENAGPGLLNCDTLKEQGGMKCPECEFVYGTKWELNRHLKSKHNLKVVEGPLEVGTHYVSVEGEEHLTEAPLAVLEENVNIHQVAEFSSETQDAVTSMVAMGPGTVTVVQQLQVAGEQEVTECSDQLMVVNTEGVPEGNQVMVVEDAHGLEALTVLTQGENTHHYIVYVQEQTVEIN, from the exons CTGGTTCTGTATTCATGTGTCGTCTGTGCAACCTCTTCTCTCCAAGTCGTTCTCAGCTGCTGGTCCATTGCTCCAAGCTTCATTCTCAGCAGGAGTCTCCAGATGACATAATCATTACACTTCAGCCTCTGGTAGCAGAGCCTGGAGTTCTTCTGGGAG AGGGTCCAGTGAAGCGAAAGCGAGGACGACCGAAAGGCTCCACAAAAAAGAAGCCCACAATAGACTCCAACGGTTCTGCTGAGCAcgattcaaaagaaaaaacccCTACAAGTCAGGAGGTGGAACAACCATGCCacctaaataaag GTGAAAGTCCGGATGGGATCCTGACTCTGGAATGCAGAAGCTGTCACCGCTCGTTCAGCAACAAACGACAGATCCTGAAACATATCTGCCTGAAaaatgaggatgaagaggaggaggaaagaaACAAgg ATACGGGCAGCACCAGAGCCCAGAAAAACCACCACAGTTTTGTTTCTGCTGGTGAAGGCCTCAGGAGTGGGCCAGCGAATTCTGTCATTAGTGTTGTCCTGACTGAAGATGAGACGCTTCCAG ATGTTTCTAAAATGGTTCCATTAGAgcgcagctctgcagaaaaagaGCCTACAACCGACAAAACTCCTCAACAG GACCCCTCCAAGGAGACTACTGTCTGTAAACCTGCAACAGACCAGGATCTACAGATAAG CAAAGGTTTTCAGGAATACTCCTTAAAGCAAGAAGCTTCCAG TTTACCTCAGAGCGAGTTAAAGATCTTTGCCTGTCAGTTCTGCAATAAGATCTTTAAGTTCCGACATTCGCTGGTCGCCCACCTGAGGACGCACACTCAGGAAAAGCCCTTTAAGTGTCCACACTGTGACTACGCATCCGCCATCAAAG cgAACCTGAACGTTCACCTGAGGAAGCACACAGGAGAGAGGTTCACCTGTCCACACTGCTCCTTCAGCTGCCTCAGCCCAGGACACCTTAAG GTCCACATCGAGCGAGTCCATCTGAAAATGAAGCAGCACTGCAGCTTCTGTGACAAGAAATACTCCGATGTGAAGAACTTGCTGAAACACATGGAGAAGCAACATAATCTGAAAGATGCTGCTGTGAATCAGAAGTACCAACAGCTGAG GTTAAAAACCCGTCAGGGTCTCAGGCAGCTCCTGTACAGATGTCCCACCTGCAACCGGCGCTTCAAAAACCAGCTGGAGCGTGAGCGCCACCTGCTGCTCCACGGGCCTCAGCGCCCCTTTGCCTGCTCACTCTGTAACCACGCTGTGACCAAGTTTGCCGCCCTCGCCGCTCACGTCAGGAAGCACCTCTTCATCTACGTGTGCTGCGTGTGCGAGGAGAATCTGGTCAGCTCTCACAGACTGAAGGATCACCTGGAAAAGTCTCACATGGAGCTGGACAAAGGGCAAGCCTTTATCAACTCCATCAACATGAGCTACTATCTGGTGCCTCCTGAGGGAGGTGAAGGGAGTGAGGAGGGCAAAGACTTGACTGTGGAGACGATGAAGGAGGATAGTGTGGTTCGAGAAGGAGGGAAGCATCCTGCAGAAGAGCAGGCGTGGAAAGGTGGGGAGGGAGATCAGCTGACTGAGGAGGCAAATGAGGACCAAACTAAATCTCTGGAAGGAAACACGAAGGATGAGCAGGTACAAGAAGAGGGAAAAGGAATATCCACTCAAGCATTAGCAGCAGAGAAGATACAAAACTCAGCAACATGCACGTCTGCGACTGACAAAACACAGGAAAGTTGTCCACATGTGGAGGACAAGACTCAAGAAAACAGACATGATTCTGCAGATAAAAACACTCACACATCTGCACCTGGAGATTCAAACTCCTGCTCAAAGCTGGACTCAAATCTTTCTGATCCACAG GTGTTGAAGGACCTCCCTCAGAGCGCATTCCAGCAGGTGTTTTCAACTCTTCCAAAGACTAAGCTCGACATGGAAACTTTCGAGAAGCTTCGAAAAGTTTACGGCAACTTGGAGTGTCAATACTGTG GTAAACTCTTTTGGTACAAAGTGAACTTTAACGTCCACGTGCGCACACACACTAAGGAGCACCTGCACTACTGTTCAGAATGCAGCTACTCCTCCATCACTAAAAGCTCTCTGAGGCGCCACCAGACCCAGAAGCACGGCGACCTGCAGCTGCAGTGCTCCAGTCCTGGCTGTAAATACACCACACCTGACAAATACAAGCTTCAAGCTCATGTGAGGGCGCTTCACGAACAG gtGAGCAGAGCGACGTGTCCCGTCTGCAATCACAGTTATCCAGAGCACCGTCTAAAACACCACATAAAATCCTCCCACCCTG ACAAAGTTCCCGTTCGTGGCAAAGGCTCGATGATGCAGCGAGCAGAGAAATGCCCTTACTGTGACTCCTACTTCTTGAAGAACAGCAGTGACTTTCAGCAGCACATCTGGGCCCATCAAG GTTTGAAGCCGTACACCTGCGGCCTGTGTGACTACTCCAGCCGCAGTCGCAGTAACCTGAAGACTCACATGAACCGGCACAACGTGGAGAGGCACCATCTCTGCGATCTCTgtgggaaaaagtttaaaactaaaatcacTTTGAAGAGTCACAGACTGAGCCACACAGATGAAG gaAAGCAGTTTAAGTGTTTGGAGTGCGACTTCACCTCCATCTTAAAAGCATCTTTACTGAGACATATGGAGCAACATGCTAAATTTAAG CCTTTTCGTTGTGCGCATTGCCATTACTCCTGCAACAGCACCGGCGCACTAAAGCGACACTACAACATGAAACACCCGCATCAGACTTATGAGAACGCCGGACCCGGACTGCTCAACTGTGACACTCTGAAGGAGCAAG GTGGTATGAAATGTCCTGAATGTGAGTTTGTTTATGGGACAAAGTGGGAGCTGAACCGTCACCTGAAGAGCAAACACAATCTTAAAGTTGTTGAAGGTCCTTTGGAG GTGGGCACTCATTATGTGTCTGTGGAAGGAGAGGAACACCTGACTGAAGCACCTTTAGCAGTCCTAGAAGAAAATG TCAACATCCATCAAGTTGCTGAATTCAGCTCAGAGACTCAGGATGCAGTCACCTCCATGGTTGCCATGGGTCCAGGCACTGTCACTGTCGTACAACAG TTGCAGGTGGCTGGAGAGCAGGAGGTCACCGAATGCAGCGACCAGCTGATGGTGGTCAACACAGAAGGGGTTCCAGAGGGGAACCAGGTTATGGTGGTGGAGGATGCTCACGGCCTCGAGGCTCTGACCGTCTTAACTCAGGGAGAAAATACACATCACTATATTGTTTATGTCCAGGAGCAAACTGTAGAGATTAACTGA
- the LOC112143753 gene encoding zinc finger protein ZFAT isoform X3, producing MDGQQSAGSVFMCRLCNLFSPSRSQLLVHCSKLHSQQESPDDIIITLQPLVAEPGVLLGEGPVKRKRGRPKGSTKKKPTIDSNGSAEHDSKEKTPTSQEVEQPCHLNKGESPDGILTLECRSCHRSFSNKRQILKHICLKNEDEEEEERNKDTGSTRAQKNHHSFVSAGEGLRSGPANSVISVVLTEDETLPDVSKMVPLERSSAEKEPTTDKTPQQDPSKETTVCKPATDQDLQISKGFQEYSLKQEASSLPQSELKIFACQFCNKIFKFRHSLVAHLRTHTQEKPFKCPHCDYASAIKANLNVHLRKHTGERFTCPHCSFSCLSPGHLKVHIERVHLKMKQHCSFCDKKYSDVKNLLKHMEKQHNLKDAAVNQKYQQLRLKTRQGLRQLLYRCPTCNRRFKNQLERERHLLLHGPQRPFACSLCNHAVTKFAALAAHVRKHLFIYVCCVCEENLVSSHRLKDHLEKSHMELDKGQAFINSINMSYYLVPPEGGEGSEEGKDLTVETMKEDSVVREGGKHPAEEQAWKGGEGDQLTEEANEDQTKSLEGNTKDEQVQEEGKGISTQALAAEKIQNSATCTSATDKTQESCPHVEDKTQENRHDSADKNTHTSAPGDSNSCSKLDSNLSDPQVLKDLPQSAFQQVFSTLPKTKLDMETFEKLRKVYGNLECQYCECSYSSITKSSLRRHQTQKHGDLQLQCSSPGCKYTTPDKYKLQAHVRALHEQVSRATCPVCNHSYPEHRLKHHIKSSHPDKVPVRGKGSMMQRAEKCPYCDSYFLKNSSDFQQHIWAHQGLKPYTCGLCDYSSRSRSNLKTHMNRHNVERHHLCDLCGKKFKTKITLKSHRLSHTDEGKQFKCLECDFTSILKASLLRHMEQHAKFKPFRCAHCHYSCNSTGALKRHYNMKHPHQTYENAGPGLLNCDTLKEQGGMKCPECEFVYGTKWELNRHLKSKHNLKVVEGPLESCVQMQVGTHYVSVEGEEHLTEAPLAVLEENVNIHQVAEFSSETQDAVTSMVAMGPGTVTVVQQLQVAGEQEVTECSDQLMVVNTEGVPEGNQVMVVEDAHGLEALTVLTQGENTHHYIVYVQEQTVEIN from the exons CTGGTTCTGTATTCATGTGTCGTCTGTGCAACCTCTTCTCTCCAAGTCGTTCTCAGCTGCTGGTCCATTGCTCCAAGCTTCATTCTCAGCAGGAGTCTCCAGATGACATAATCATTACACTTCAGCCTCTGGTAGCAGAGCCTGGAGTTCTTCTGGGAG AGGGTCCAGTGAAGCGAAAGCGAGGACGACCGAAAGGCTCCACAAAAAAGAAGCCCACAATAGACTCCAACGGTTCTGCTGAGCAcgattcaaaagaaaaaacccCTACAAGTCAGGAGGTGGAACAACCATGCCacctaaataaag GTGAAAGTCCGGATGGGATCCTGACTCTGGAATGCAGAAGCTGTCACCGCTCGTTCAGCAACAAACGACAGATCCTGAAACATATCTGCCTGAAaaatgaggatgaagaggaggaggaaagaaACAAgg ATACGGGCAGCACCAGAGCCCAGAAAAACCACCACAGTTTTGTTTCTGCTGGTGAAGGCCTCAGGAGTGGGCCAGCGAATTCTGTCATTAGTGTTGTCCTGACTGAAGATGAGACGCTTCCAG ATGTTTCTAAAATGGTTCCATTAGAgcgcagctctgcagaaaaagaGCCTACAACCGACAAAACTCCTCAACAG GACCCCTCCAAGGAGACTACTGTCTGTAAACCTGCAACAGACCAGGATCTACAGATAAG CAAAGGTTTTCAGGAATACTCCTTAAAGCAAGAAGCTTCCAG TTTACCTCAGAGCGAGTTAAAGATCTTTGCCTGTCAGTTCTGCAATAAGATCTTTAAGTTCCGACATTCGCTGGTCGCCCACCTGAGGACGCACACTCAGGAAAAGCCCTTTAAGTGTCCACACTGTGACTACGCATCCGCCATCAAAG cgAACCTGAACGTTCACCTGAGGAAGCACACAGGAGAGAGGTTCACCTGTCCACACTGCTCCTTCAGCTGCCTCAGCCCAGGACACCTTAAG GTCCACATCGAGCGAGTCCATCTGAAAATGAAGCAGCACTGCAGCTTCTGTGACAAGAAATACTCCGATGTGAAGAACTTGCTGAAACACATGGAGAAGCAACATAATCTGAAAGATGCTGCTGTGAATCAGAAGTACCAACAGCTGAG GTTAAAAACCCGTCAGGGTCTCAGGCAGCTCCTGTACAGATGTCCCACCTGCAACCGGCGCTTCAAAAACCAGCTGGAGCGTGAGCGCCACCTGCTGCTCCACGGGCCTCAGCGCCCCTTTGCCTGCTCACTCTGTAACCACGCTGTGACCAAGTTTGCCGCCCTCGCCGCTCACGTCAGGAAGCACCTCTTCATCTACGTGTGCTGCGTGTGCGAGGAGAATCTGGTCAGCTCTCACAGACTGAAGGATCACCTGGAAAAGTCTCACATGGAGCTGGACAAAGGGCAAGCCTTTATCAACTCCATCAACATGAGCTACTATCTGGTGCCTCCTGAGGGAGGTGAAGGGAGTGAGGAGGGCAAAGACTTGACTGTGGAGACGATGAAGGAGGATAGTGTGGTTCGAGAAGGAGGGAAGCATCCTGCAGAAGAGCAGGCGTGGAAAGGTGGGGAGGGAGATCAGCTGACTGAGGAGGCAAATGAGGACCAAACTAAATCTCTGGAAGGAAACACGAAGGATGAGCAGGTACAAGAAGAGGGAAAAGGAATATCCACTCAAGCATTAGCAGCAGAGAAGATACAAAACTCAGCAACATGCACGTCTGCGACTGACAAAACACAGGAAAGTTGTCCACATGTGGAGGACAAGACTCAAGAAAACAGACATGATTCTGCAGATAAAAACACTCACACATCTGCACCTGGAGATTCAAACTCCTGCTCAAAGCTGGACTCAAATCTTTCTGATCCACAG GTGTTGAAGGACCTCCCTCAGAGCGCATTCCAGCAGGTGTTTTCAACTCTTCCAAAGACTAAGCTCGACATGGAAACTTTCGAGAAGCTTCGAAAAGTTTACGGCAACTTGGAGTGTCAATACTGTG AATGCAGCTACTCCTCCATCACTAAAAGCTCTCTGAGGCGCCACCAGACCCAGAAGCACGGCGACCTGCAGCTGCAGTGCTCCAGTCCTGGCTGTAAATACACCACACCTGACAAATACAAGCTTCAAGCTCATGTGAGGGCGCTTCACGAACAG gtGAGCAGAGCGACGTGTCCCGTCTGCAATCACAGTTATCCAGAGCACCGTCTAAAACACCACATAAAATCCTCCCACCCTG ACAAAGTTCCCGTTCGTGGCAAAGGCTCGATGATGCAGCGAGCAGAGAAATGCCCTTACTGTGACTCCTACTTCTTGAAGAACAGCAGTGACTTTCAGCAGCACATCTGGGCCCATCAAG GTTTGAAGCCGTACACCTGCGGCCTGTGTGACTACTCCAGCCGCAGTCGCAGTAACCTGAAGACTCACATGAACCGGCACAACGTGGAGAGGCACCATCTCTGCGATCTCTgtgggaaaaagtttaaaactaaaatcacTTTGAAGAGTCACAGACTGAGCCACACAGATGAAG gaAAGCAGTTTAAGTGTTTGGAGTGCGACTTCACCTCCATCTTAAAAGCATCTTTACTGAGACATATGGAGCAACATGCTAAATTTAAG CCTTTTCGTTGTGCGCATTGCCATTACTCCTGCAACAGCACCGGCGCACTAAAGCGACACTACAACATGAAACACCCGCATCAGACTTATGAGAACGCCGGACCCGGACTGCTCAACTGTGACACTCTGAAGGAGCAAG GTGGTATGAAATGTCCTGAATGTGAGTTTGTTTATGGGACAAAGTGGGAGCTGAACCGTCACCTGAAGAGCAAACACAATCTTAAAGTTGTTGAAGGTCCTTTGGAG TCATGTGTGCAAATGCAGGTGGGCACTCATTATGTGTCTGTGGAAGGAGAGGAACACCTGACTGAAGCACCTTTAGCAGTCCTAGAAGAAAATG TCAACATCCATCAAGTTGCTGAATTCAGCTCAGAGACTCAGGATGCAGTCACCTCCATGGTTGCCATGGGTCCAGGCACTGTCACTGTCGTACAACAG TTGCAGGTGGCTGGAGAGCAGGAGGTCACCGAATGCAGCGACCAGCTGATGGTGGTCAACACAGAAGGGGTTCCAGAGGGGAACCAGGTTATGGTGGTGGAGGATGCTCACGGCCTCGAGGCTCTGACCGTCTTAACTCAGGGAGAAAATACACATCACTATATTGTTTATGTCCAGGAGCAAACTGTAGAGATTAACTGA